One part of the Mycolicibacterium aromaticivorans JS19b1 = JCM 16368 genome encodes these proteins:
- a CDS encoding DNA polymerase III subunits gamma/tau, which translates to MALYRKYRPATFAEVVGQEHVTEPLSTALSAHRINHAYLFSGPRGCGKTSSARILARSLNCADGPTPTPCGHCDSCVALAPNGPGSVDVVELDAASHGGVDDTRELRDRAFYAPAQSRYRIFIVDEAHMVTTAGFNALLKIVEEPPEHLIFVFATTEPEKVLPTIRSRTHHYPFRLLAPKTMRALIEKIIASESVTVDDAVYPLVIRAGGGSPRDTLSVLDQLLAGAEGNRVHYQRALALLGATDVALIDDAVDSLAAGDAAALFGAVESVIDAGHDPRRFAVDLLERFRDLIVLQAVPDAASRGVVDAPDDVLERMREQAAKIGPATLTRYAEVVHAGLGEMRGATAPRLLLEVVCARLLLPSASDTESALLQRIERIETRMEITIPAGEAGLNSGVPAAAPAKQYVRKTQQAPAAPEPAPAAAVPPAPAVPAPTPVVEPPAPQPVPEPIAKPESIARPEPVARPEPVATPDPVPEARTRPPTAEPAAAPAAAATGEPGAAAVRTMWTTVREKVRQRSRTTEVMLAGAIVRAVENNTLILGHESAPLAKRLCEQRNADVIRDALKDALGVDWRVRCEVGVGQPVQETEQPPPPEPEPDPVDRQRAEEDSMIAEVGRDDDSAPRRDPEEVALELLQTELGARKIDG; encoded by the coding sequence GTGGCGCTCTACCGCAAGTACCGGCCGGCAACCTTCGCCGAGGTGGTGGGCCAGGAGCACGTCACCGAACCGCTGTCGACCGCGCTGTCGGCGCATCGGATCAACCACGCGTACCTGTTCTCCGGACCGCGCGGGTGCGGTAAGACCTCGTCGGCGCGCATCCTCGCCCGCTCGCTGAACTGTGCCGACGGCCCCACTCCGACCCCCTGCGGGCATTGCGACTCGTGTGTGGCGCTGGCCCCCAACGGCCCGGGGTCGGTCGACGTCGTCGAACTCGACGCCGCCAGCCACGGCGGTGTGGACGACACCCGCGAACTACGTGACCGGGCTTTTTACGCGCCAGCGCAGTCTCGCTACCGCATCTTCATCGTCGACGAAGCGCACATGGTCACCACCGCGGGCTTCAACGCGTTGCTCAAGATCGTCGAGGAGCCGCCCGAGCACCTGATCTTCGTGTTCGCCACCACCGAACCGGAGAAGGTGCTGCCGACGATCCGGTCGCGCACCCATCACTACCCGTTCCGGCTGCTGGCCCCGAAGACCATGCGCGCGTTGATCGAGAAGATCATCGCCTCGGAGAGCGTCACCGTCGACGACGCGGTGTATCCGCTCGTCATCCGGGCCGGCGGCGGCTCGCCCCGCGACACGTTGAGCGTCCTGGACCAGCTGCTGGCCGGTGCCGAAGGCAACCGCGTGCACTATCAGCGCGCGCTCGCGCTGCTGGGCGCCACCGACGTGGCCCTGATCGACGACGCTGTCGACTCGCTGGCCGCAGGCGATGCGGCTGCGCTGTTCGGCGCGGTGGAGTCGGTGATCGACGCCGGACATGATCCGCGCCGCTTCGCTGTTGACCTGCTTGAGCGGTTCCGCGATTTGATTGTGCTGCAAGCAGTTCCGGACGCCGCCTCACGCGGTGTGGTCGACGCTCCGGACGACGTGCTGGAGCGGATGCGCGAGCAGGCAGCGAAGATCGGGCCCGCGACGCTGACCCGCTACGCCGAGGTGGTGCACGCGGGGCTGGGGGAGATGCGCGGCGCGACGGCGCCACGGCTGCTGCTGGAGGTGGTGTGCGCCCGGCTGCTGTTGCCGTCGGCCAGCGACACCGAGTCGGCGCTGCTGCAGCGGATCGAACGCATCGAGACCCGGATGGAGATCACGATCCCGGCGGGCGAGGCCGGGTTGAATTCCGGTGTGCCGGCTGCGGCGCCGGCCAAGCAATATGTGCGCAAGACGCAGCAGGCCCCGGCAGCTCCCGAGCCGGCACCGGCAGCGGCCGTACCGCCCGCACCCGCAGTGCCCGCGCCGACTCCTGTGGTCGAGCCGCCCGCACCGCAGCCTGTTCCCGAGCCAATCGCCAAGCCGGAGTCGATTGCTCGACCCGAGCCGGTTGCCCGGCCCGAGCCCGTCGCCACGCCGGATCCGGTGCCGGAGGCCAGAACTCGGCCGCCCACCGCCGAACCCGCTGCGGCACCGGCCGCCGCTGCCACGGGTGAACCGGGCGCGGCCGCGGTGCGGACCATGTGGACGACGGTGCGGGAGAAGGTTCGTCAGCGCAGCCGCACGACGGAAGTGATGCTGGCCGGCGCGATCGTGCGGGCGGTCGAGAACAACACGCTGATCCTGGGCCACGAGTCGGCGCCGCTGGCGAAACGGCTGTGCGAGCAGCGCAACGCCGATGTCATCCGTGACGCGCTCAAGGATGCGCTCGGGGTGGACTGGCGGGTGCGGTGTGAGGTCGGCGTGGGCCAGCCCGTGCAGGAGACCGAACAACCGCCGCCGCCGGAACCCGAGCCCGACCCGGTCGACCGCCAGCGGGCCGAAGAGGACAGCATGATCGCCGAGGTCGGCCGCGACGACGACTCGGCGCCGCGGCGTGATCCGGAGGAAGTGGCGCTCGAGCTACTGCAGACCGAGTTGGGCGCCCGCAAGATCGATGGTTAG
- a CDS encoding cutinase family protein: MHTHRGAPLFAAGVMALAAQMMLLTTSIARADACPDVHVVYARGTDTIPPVDTVGQALVNAMSAQLPGKTLSVYGINYPANLDLSGGTTTGATDGWVHVENLVAACPATHVVLSGYSQGADVIDLLTATSGAAFGTPTPMPDAVAGHVAAVVVFGNPSRKMGGGPLPGRSPLYGGKALDVCLTGDPICSNGADLLAHSRYVSSGVVKQAAQFAVSRLTSAAG, encoded by the coding sequence GTGCACACGCATCGGGGCGCACCACTTTTTGCTGCGGGTGTGATGGCACTCGCAGCGCAGATGATGCTGCTCACTACATCGATCGCGCGGGCCGACGCCTGCCCCGACGTCCACGTCGTCTACGCCCGCGGAACCGATACCATTCCGCCGGTCGATACGGTCGGCCAAGCTCTGGTCAACGCGATGAGCGCACAGCTGCCCGGTAAAACGCTGTCGGTGTACGGCATCAACTACCCGGCGAATCTGGACCTGAGCGGAGGAACCACGACCGGTGCCACCGACGGCTGGGTTCACGTCGAGAATCTCGTCGCGGCCTGCCCGGCAACCCACGTGGTGCTGAGCGGTTACTCGCAGGGGGCCGATGTCATCGACCTGCTCACCGCCACTTCGGGCGCGGCCTTCGGCACCCCTACCCCCATGCCGGACGCCGTCGCCGGTCACGTCGCCGCGGTCGTGGTGTTCGGCAATCCCTCCCGCAAGATGGGTGGCGGACCGCTCCCCGGCAGGAGCCCCCTCTACGGCGGCAAGGCCCTCGACGTGTGCCTCACCGGTGACCCCATCTGCTCGAACGGCGCGGACCTGCTCGCGCACAGCAGATACGTCAGTTCCGGGGTGGTCAAACAAGCCGCGCAGTTCGCGGTCAGCCGGCTGACGTCAGCCGCCGGCTGA
- a CDS encoding dihydrodipicolinate reductase — translation MPNISPYRVVQWTTGNVGKSSVQAITTNPTLELVGCYAWSADKAGRDVGELVGIEPVGVAATNDVDALLALKPDCVVYNPMWIDVDELVRILSAGVNVVASASFITGQNLGEGRARIEEACKRGGSTMFGSGVSPGFAELLAIVAATSCDRVDKITIAESADTTLYDSPETERPVGFDMRIDDPELQPMAAKGTAVFAEAVQLVADSLGLELDEITCVSEYAQTTEDLPMASWTIKAGHVAGVYASWQGIVNGKTVIDINVRWKKGNTLEPAWQLDADGWKITIDGRPTVNMQVGFLPPMDMIENATSLEDFFVLGHIMTAMPPIHAIPAVVAAPPGIATYNDLPLPKARGVVPSI, via the coding sequence GTGCCCAACATCTCCCCCTATCGGGTCGTCCAGTGGACGACCGGCAATGTAGGAAAGAGCTCCGTCCAGGCGATCACCACCAACCCGACCCTCGAACTCGTCGGCTGTTACGCATGGTCTGCGGACAAGGCCGGTCGCGACGTCGGCGAGCTGGTCGGTATCGAACCGGTCGGAGTTGCCGCGACCAACGACGTCGACGCCCTGCTGGCGCTCAAGCCGGACTGCGTGGTCTACAACCCGATGTGGATCGACGTCGACGAGTTGGTGCGGATCCTGTCGGCAGGCGTCAACGTCGTCGCGTCGGCGTCGTTCATCACCGGCCAGAACCTGGGCGAGGGCCGCGCCCGCATCGAGGAGGCCTGCAAACGCGGCGGCTCGACGATGTTCGGCTCAGGGGTGAGCCCCGGCTTCGCCGAGCTTCTGGCGATCGTCGCCGCCACATCCTGCGATCGAGTCGACAAGATCACCATCGCCGAGTCCGCGGATACCACCCTCTACGACTCCCCCGAAACCGAGCGACCGGTCGGATTCGATATGCGCATCGACGATCCCGAGCTACAGCCGATGGCCGCCAAAGGCACCGCGGTGTTCGCCGAGGCCGTGCAGCTGGTCGCCGATTCCCTCGGCCTGGAGCTGGACGAGATCACCTGCGTGTCCGAATACGCCCAGACCACTGAGGACCTGCCGATGGCATCGTGGACCATCAAGGCAGGCCACGTCGCGGGGGTCTACGCCAGCTGGCAAGGCATCGTCAATGGCAAGACCGTCATCGACATCAACGTGCGGTGGAAGAAGGGCAACACGCTCGAGCCGGCCTGGCAGCTCGACGCCGACGGCTGGAAAATCACCATCGACGGACGTCCGACGGTGAACATGCAGGTCGGCTTTCTGCCGCCGATGGACATGATCGAGAACGCGACGTCACTCGAAGACTTTTTCGTTCTCGGCCACATCATGACGGCGATGCCGCCGATTCACGCGATCCCTGCCGTGGTCGCCGCGCCACCAGGCATTGCGACCTACAACGATCTGCCGTTGCCGAAGGCTCGCGGCGTTGTGCCGTCGATCTAG
- a CDS encoding CocE/NonD family hydrolase → MGASRFVGRVGGLAVALGVGAAVFSTGYGVAWADGSTGSSGAGSNSSSASGAADTSGTGSKGASASTGASKRTTTVGSGQVVSTGGAKTSSKHSKAGPAPVRADSAVSAQTTSSTAGEANNSGSQSGSGGSADVVAPSANSTAAAVTPTASLAPKLPVLPSPSAISGVVTTALHDVLDPFSGGLPTPAVDSPLALTFAALQRRTTASALASNPIAINPVLVINNGIIDGTTNATGASGLTYTLISGPNKGGKITFSATGDTNYTLGNFSYLPDQSVLGGTVNEQFKILVAQKTQFDQILEGIPLLGGLAGQVIVVLHQTPVLGDLLAPIIGYSQVATFNSTAVLPATDPVAYTYKMPSFDGTLISVNWFPKLGLTGSDTAPTILDGPGLATAGQTDPYTQYGIGGLTPGVSLLRDNYNVVTWDPRGEFASGGILQLDSPFFEARDVSSILNYVAGLNNSLLDGPNDPRVGMVGGSYGGGIQLTSAATDPRIDAIVPGISWNSLNNSLYPGGSFKTAYASLLLLSLVLSKARINNLIYQGIITGDLFGVLTNTAQSLLASSGPTSLLNQLKAPTLLIQGTVDVLFTLQQAIDNAQTIIANPYGTPVKMIWFCGGHGVCLTNNGDVNPNLASTFAWLDYYVKDGNTSGTPNIPNFQFTDQNGNWYKSDLLPTSGSGLFGTPDQAVTGASGGTLGIVPIIGGSGPAPQAAIPYSLGLASKARNAINVAVPTQVGTTYLGAPTVSFDYQGLGNSRFVYAQLVDNKTGLVVGNLVTPVAVTLDGRTHTASINMENMVYTAADASDNLTLQITSSATAYERFTSFGVVNISNINLTLPTADPTKFSPEP, encoded by the coding sequence ATGGGTGCTTCGAGGTTTGTCGGTCGGGTTGGCGGATTGGCGGTGGCCCTCGGAGTGGGTGCCGCGGTCTTCTCCACGGGTTACGGCGTCGCATGGGCGGACGGGTCGACGGGATCGTCGGGGGCAGGCTCGAATTCGAGCTCTGCGAGCGGCGCCGCGGACACGTCCGGAACCGGGTCGAAGGGGGCGTCGGCATCCACCGGGGCATCCAAGCGGACGACCACTGTCGGGTCAGGTCAAGTGGTCAGTACCGGCGGGGCCAAGACCAGCTCCAAGCATTCCAAGGCCGGCCCCGCTCCTGTGCGCGCCGACTCCGCGGTATCCGCGCAGACAACGAGTTCCACAGCGGGAGAGGCAAACAACTCGGGATCGCAGTCCGGGTCCGGCGGTAGCGCCGATGTCGTCGCACCGTCGGCGAACTCGACTGCCGCAGCAGTCACGCCGACGGCCTCGCTGGCTCCCAAGCTGCCTGTGCTGCCGTCCCCAAGTGCGATCTCCGGAGTGGTGACCACAGCTCTGCACGACGTTCTCGACCCGTTCTCCGGTGGCCTGCCCACGCCTGCCGTCGACTCGCCACTGGCGCTGACCTTCGCGGCACTGCAGCGCCGCACCACCGCCTCTGCGCTGGCGAGCAATCCGATCGCGATCAATCCGGTACTGGTCATCAATAACGGCATCATCGACGGCACCACCAACGCCACTGGGGCGTCCGGACTCACCTACACGCTGATCAGTGGCCCCAACAAGGGCGGGAAGATCACATTCTCCGCGACCGGTGACACCAACTACACGCTCGGCAACTTCAGCTATCTGCCCGACCAATCGGTGCTCGGCGGAACGGTCAACGAGCAGTTCAAGATTCTGGTGGCACAGAAGACCCAGTTCGACCAGATCCTGGAGGGCATCCCGCTTCTCGGCGGCTTAGCCGGTCAGGTCATCGTGGTCCTGCATCAGACCCCGGTCCTCGGTGACCTGCTGGCACCGATCATCGGGTACTCGCAGGTCGCCACGTTCAACTCGACGGCCGTGCTGCCCGCCACCGACCCGGTTGCCTACACCTACAAGATGCCGTCCTTTGACGGCACCCTGATCAGTGTCAACTGGTTCCCGAAGCTCGGCCTCACCGGATCCGACACGGCGCCAACGATTCTCGACGGCCCCGGTCTGGCCACCGCCGGCCAGACCGACCCGTACACGCAGTACGGCATCGGCGGACTGACACCCGGTGTCTCGCTACTGCGCGACAACTACAACGTGGTGACCTGGGATCCTCGCGGCGAGTTCGCCTCCGGCGGCATCCTGCAGCTCGACAGTCCCTTCTTCGAGGCGCGCGACGTATCGTCGATCCTCAATTATGTTGCCGGATTGAATAACTCGCTTCTCGACGGTCCGAATGATCCTCGCGTCGGGATGGTCGGCGGCTCCTACGGCGGCGGTATCCAGCTCACCAGCGCAGCCACCGACCCACGGATCGACGCGATCGTCCCGGGTATCTCGTGGAACTCACTGAACAACTCGCTGTACCCCGGCGGCTCGTTCAAGACGGCGTACGCGTCGCTGCTGCTGCTCTCGCTGGTCCTGTCGAAGGCCCGGATCAACAACCTGATCTATCAGGGCATCATCACCGGCGACTTGTTCGGAGTCCTGACCAACACCGCACAGTCTTTGTTGGCCAGCAGTGGCCCCACCTCTCTGCTCAACCAGCTGAAGGCTCCGACGCTGCTGATCCAGGGCACAGTCGACGTCTTGTTCACCCTGCAGCAGGCGATCGACAACGCGCAGACCATCATCGCCAACCCCTATGGCACGCCGGTGAAGATGATCTGGTTCTGTGGCGGCCACGGTGTGTGCCTGACCAACAACGGCGACGTCAACCCCAACTTGGCCTCGACGTTCGCCTGGCTGGACTACTACGTGAAGGACGGCAACACCAGCGGGACACCGAACATCCCCAATTTCCAGTTCACCGACCAGAACGGGAATTGGTACAAGTCCGACCTTCTTCCCACGTCGGGCAGCGGCTTGTTCGGCACACCGGACCAAGCGGTGACCGGAGCGTCCGGCGGCACGCTGGGCATCGTGCCGATCATCGGTGGCTCCGGGCCCGCGCCGCAGGCGGCGATCCCCTACTCGCTGGGCTTGGCGTCCAAAGCGCGCAACGCGATCAACGTGGCCGTGCCGACCCAGGTCGGTACGACATACCTGGGCGCGCCCACAGTGAGCTTCGACTATCAGGGTCTGGGTAACAGCCGGTTCGTCTACGCACAGCTGGTCGACAACAAGACGGGTCTGGTCGTTGGGAACTTGGTGACGCCGGTGGCGGTGACGTTGGATGGGCGCACCCACACCGCGAGCATCAACATGGAGAACATGGTCTACACCGCTGCGGACGCGAGCGACAATCTGACTCTGCAGATCACCAGCTCGGCGACCGCGTACGAGAGGTTCACCTCGTTCGGCGTCGTCAACATCTCCAATATCAACCTGACGCTGCCGACCGCCGACCCGACCAAGTTCAGCCCGGAACCTTAA
- a CDS encoding aminotransferase class I/II-fold pyridoxal phosphate-dependent enzyme, producing MSFHSLGADELQAQHKLQRQNYADLQAKKLSLDLTRGKPSAEQLDLSNALLGLPGEQYRDEDGTDTRNYGGLHGLPGLRSIFSDLLGIPVPNLIAGNNASLELMHDIVVFSLLHGGVDSPRPWSHEPVIKFLCPAPGYDRHFAITESFGIEMISVPMNEDGPDVDLIEELVAADPAIKGMWCVPVFSNPTGTTYSWEAVRRLVQMRTAAPDFRLFWDNAYAVHTLTLDFPRQVDILGLADKAGNPHRPYVFASTSKITFAGAGVSFFGGSLGNIAWYLQYAGKKSIGPDKVNHLRHLLFFKDADGVRLHMQRHQQLLAPKFALALDILDKRLTDSKVASWTEPKGGYFISLDVLPGTAKRTVALAKDAGIAVTEAGASFPYRKDPDDKNIRIAPTFPPVSDLTDAIDGLATCALLAATESLLGSAAVTDGR from the coding sequence GTGTCGTTCCACTCCCTGGGCGCCGATGAGTTGCAAGCCCAGCACAAATTGCAGCGGCAGAACTACGCCGACCTGCAGGCAAAAAAGCTGTCGTTGGACCTCACCCGGGGCAAGCCGTCGGCAGAGCAGCTTGACCTGTCCAACGCGCTGTTGGGCCTGCCCGGTGAGCAGTACCGTGACGAGGACGGCACCGACACCCGCAATTACGGCGGCCTGCATGGGCTGCCCGGTCTGCGCTCGATCTTCAGCGACCTTCTCGGCATCCCGGTGCCGAATCTGATCGCCGGCAACAACGCCAGTCTTGAGCTGATGCACGACATCGTGGTGTTCTCGCTGCTGCACGGCGGCGTCGACTCGCCGCGGCCCTGGAGTCACGAGCCGGTGATCAAATTCCTATGCCCGGCTCCGGGATACGACCGGCACTTCGCGATCACCGAGAGCTTTGGCATCGAGATGATCAGCGTCCCGATGAACGAGGACGGCCCCGACGTCGACCTCATCGAGGAGCTCGTCGCCGCCGACCCGGCCATCAAGGGCATGTGGTGCGTACCGGTGTTCTCCAATCCGACCGGCACCACCTATTCCTGGGAAGCGGTCCGCAGGCTGGTGCAAATGCGCACCGCCGCACCTGATTTCCGATTGTTCTGGGACAACGCCTACGCCGTGCACACGCTGACGCTGGACTTCCCGCGGCAGGTCGACATCCTCGGCCTGGCCGACAAAGCGGGCAACCCGCACCGGCCTTACGTGTTCGCGTCCACCTCGAAGATCACCTTCGCCGGGGCAGGCGTGAGCTTCTTCGGCGGCTCGCTGGGCAACATCGCCTGGTATCTGCAGTACGCCGGCAAAAAGTCGATCGGCCCCGACAAGGTCAACCACCTACGGCACCTGTTGTTCTTCAAAGATGCCGACGGGGTGCGACTGCACATGCAGCGCCACCAGCAGCTGCTGGCGCCGAAGTTCGCGCTCGCTCTGGACATCCTGGACAAGCGACTCACCGACTCGAAGGTCGCGTCCTGGACCGAGCCCAAGGGCGGCTATTTCATCAGCCTCGATGTACTGCCCGGGACGGCCAAGCGGACCGTCGCGCTGGCCAAGGACGCGGGCATTGCGGTCACCGAGGCGGGTGCGTCGTTCCCCTATCGAAAAGATCCGGACGACAAGAACATTCGGATCGCTCCGACGTTCCCACCGGTGTCGGATCTGACCGACGCGATCGATGGCCTGGCTACCTGCGCGTTGCTGGCGGCCACCGAGTCCCTGCTGGGGTCCGCGGCTGTCACCGACGGTCGGTAG
- a CDS encoding PASTA domain-containing protein — translation MPDLRGMYWAYADSALRTLGWTGVLDKGPNLPNTPYARNQIAMQTPAPGQVIAGDAVITLQFAA, via the coding sequence ATGCCCGACTTGCGGGGAATGTACTGGGCCTACGCAGATTCGGCTCTCCGGACACTGGGCTGGACCGGGGTGCTGGACAAAGGTCCGAATCTGCCGAACACCCCCTATGCCCGCAATCAGATTGCCATGCAGACGCCGGCACCGGGCCAGGTCATCGCCGGCGACGCCGTCATCACTCTGCAGTTTGCCGCCTGA
- a CDS encoding PecA family PE domain-processing aspartic protease: MAAVTNTTTPAAANATPSSYSWLPSTPPVVANVAVSLALQQIAQAQSELQQQTWGSGNIPAGLVSIVPQVLLTQAALALNTWGTSITPAQSLYARTSGVPIVHELAGVGLIGALLLPTLATTALNSAGLFLPLVGAFEGTGGITPVQNAVSTAALNSRVYALVPVTMRSTTEPIVYVTINGGPSTPVLVDTGSSGLVVTMASVGDAAPLGAPTGTVTSGYSGGLTYTATTYTTTVNFGNGIVSGPTNVNIVDSQDAAAALAFFHQLGGASGVLGIGANAAGPGPQGLPTTALPGDLSQGVFLYQSLFLGIAGVMVFGPNPLPSRTSVSGAPDAYLNVKINNNSPTNVGAIIDSGGVYGTILSSMIGGAGSVPVGTRISVYTPDGVLLYSYTVTSQNRPTVITSGLVNTGYAPYQHGPVYLDYTTPGGQGTTYFDYA, translated from the coding sequence GTGGCCGCAGTCACCAACACGACCACGCCTGCCGCCGCCAACGCGACGCCCAGCAGCTACTCCTGGCTGCCGTCGACGCCGCCGGTCGTCGCCAACGTCGCGGTGAGTCTGGCCCTGCAGCAGATCGCACAGGCGCAGTCGGAGCTGCAGCAACAGACGTGGGGGAGCGGCAACATCCCGGCGGGGCTGGTGTCGATCGTCCCGCAGGTACTGCTGACGCAGGCCGCACTGGCATTGAACACCTGGGGCACGTCGATCACTCCGGCCCAGTCGCTGTACGCCAGGACCTCGGGCGTCCCGATCGTGCACGAGCTGGCCGGGGTGGGACTGATAGGGGCCTTGTTGCTCCCGACGCTGGCCACCACCGCACTCAACAGCGCGGGACTGTTCCTGCCGCTGGTCGGCGCCTTCGAGGGAACCGGCGGCATCACACCGGTGCAGAACGCGGTCAGCACGGCCGCGCTCAACAGCCGCGTCTATGCGCTGGTTCCGGTGACCATGCGGTCCACCACCGAGCCGATCGTCTACGTCACCATCAACGGCGGACCCAGCACACCTGTGCTCGTCGACACCGGTTCGTCGGGGTTGGTCGTGACCATGGCATCGGTCGGCGACGCGGCACCGCTGGGCGCACCGACCGGCACGGTCACGAGCGGCTACAGCGGCGGCCTCACCTACACGGCCACCACCTACACGACGACGGTGAACTTCGGAAACGGCATCGTCTCCGGGCCGACGAACGTCAACATCGTCGACTCTCAGGACGCCGCAGCCGCTTTGGCTTTCTTCCACCAGCTGGGTGGCGCGTCCGGCGTACTGGGAATCGGCGCCAACGCGGCGGGTCCCGGGCCCCAGGGCCTGCCCACCACCGCGCTGCCGGGTGACCTCAGCCAAGGCGTGTTCCTCTACCAGAGCCTGTTCCTCGGCATCGCCGGCGTGATGGTGTTCGGACCCAACCCACTCCCGAGTAGGACCTCGGTATCCGGTGCACCCGATGCCTACCTGAACGTAAAGATCAACAACAATTCGCCGACGAACGTCGGGGCGATCATCGACTCCGGCGGCGTGTACGGGACGATCCTGTCCTCGATGATCGGCGGCGCCGGCAGCGTTCCGGTGGGGACACGGATCTCCGTCTACACCCCCGATGGAGTGTTGCTGTACTCGTACACCGTCACGTCGCAGAATCGGCCGACGGTGATTACGAGCGGGCTCGTCAACACCGGCTACGCCCCGTACCAGCATGGCCCGGTCTACCTCGACTACACGACGCCTGGCGGCCAGGGTACGACGTATTTCGACTACGCCTGA
- the ligD gene encoding non-homologous end-joining DNA ligase, which yields MGTKAEEVDVDGVAVRLTNPDKVYFPKLGSNGTKGKLVEYYRTVATGGQLLTAVRDRPTHLQRFPDGIDGEEIYQKRVPEKRPTYLHTCRVTFPSGRTADALKVTHPSAIVWAAQMGTITLHPWQVRCPDTDHPDELRVDLDPQPGTGFAEARTIAVDILKPVLDELGLVGYPKTSGGRGVHVFVRIRPDWDFTAVRRAGIALARELERRAPDMVTTSWWKEERGQRVFIDYNQNARDRTFASAYSVRATPIATVSTPLTWDELVDADPDDFTMATVPSLIAKRGDPMAGLDEVAHSIDALLEMAAADEDRGLGDLPYPPNYPKMPGEPPRVQPSKKVAAHWDEHGNRKR from the coding sequence ATGGGGACCAAGGCCGAAGAGGTCGACGTCGACGGCGTCGCCGTCAGGCTCACCAACCCGGACAAGGTGTACTTCCCCAAACTCGGGTCGAATGGCACCAAGGGCAAGCTCGTCGAGTACTACCGCACAGTGGCAACGGGCGGACAGTTGCTGACCGCAGTGCGCGACCGCCCGACTCACCTGCAGCGCTTCCCGGACGGGATCGACGGCGAGGAGATCTACCAAAAGCGGGTGCCCGAAAAGCGCCCCACCTATCTGCACACCTGCCGGGTGACCTTTCCGTCCGGGCGCACCGCCGACGCACTGAAGGTGACCCATCCGTCGGCGATCGTGTGGGCCGCTCAGATGGGCACAATCACGTTGCACCCGTGGCAAGTTCGCTGTCCGGACACTGATCACCCCGACGAACTGAGGGTGGACCTCGACCCGCAACCGGGTACCGGCTTCGCGGAGGCGCGCACCATCGCCGTCGACATCCTCAAGCCGGTGCTCGACGAACTGGGCCTGGTGGGGTACCCGAAAACCTCCGGCGGCCGTGGCGTGCACGTGTTCGTCCGCATTCGGCCGGACTGGGACTTCACCGCGGTGCGTCGCGCCGGGATCGCGTTGGCGCGCGAACTCGAACGCCGGGCACCGGATATGGTGACCACGTCGTGGTGGAAAGAAGAACGCGGCCAGCGGGTCTTCATCGACTACAACCAGAACGCCCGCGATCGCACCTTCGCCAGCGCCTACTCGGTGCGTGCGACGCCCATCGCCACCGTCTCGACCCCGCTGACCTGGGACGAACTGGTCGACGCCGATCCTGACGACTTCACGATGGCCACGGTGCCGTCGCTGATCGCCAAACGAGGCGATCCGATGGCCGGCCTGGACGAGGTTGCGCACTCGATCGATGCGCTGCTGGAGATGGCGGCCGCCGATGAGGACCGCGGCCTAGGCGACCTTCCCTACCCGCCCAACTATCCGAAGATGCCGGGCGAACCGCCGCGCGTGCAGCCGAGCAAGAAAGTGGCCGCGCACTGGGATGAACACGGTAACCGCAAGAGGTGA